A genome region from Tenrec ecaudatus isolate mTenEca1 chromosome 13, mTenEca1.hap1, whole genome shotgun sequence includes the following:
- the NPPC gene encoding C-type natriuretic peptide, whose protein sequence is MHLSRLLACALLLTLLSLRPSQAKPGAQPKVPRTSSGEEATETQAGGGGHKKGDKAPGGGGANSKGDRSRLLRDLRLDNKSRAAWARLLHENPNSRKYKGNKKGLPNGCFGLKLDRIGSMSGLGC, encoded by the exons ATGCACCTCTCCCGGCTGCTGGCCTGCGCCCTCCTGCTCACGCTGCTCTCGCTGCGACCCTCCCAAGCCAAGCCCGGGGCGCAGCCTAAG GTCCCGCGCACCTCGTCCGGCGAGGAGGCCAccgagacccaggctgggggcgGCGGTCACAAGAAGGGCGACAAGGCGCCCGGGGGCGGGGGCGCCAACAGCAAGGGGGACCGGTCGCGCCTGCTCCGGGACCTGCGCTTGGATAACAAGTCGCGGGCCGCGTGGGCTCGTCTCCTGCACGAGAACCCCAACTCGCGCAAATACAAAGGGAACAAGAAGGGCTTGCCCAACGGCTGCTTCGGCCTCAAGCTGGACCGGATCGGCTCCATGAGCGGCCTGGGATGTTAG